A region of the Candidatus Hydrogenedens sp. genome:
GAGGCGATAGTTTTTAAGATGGAACGATGGAAAAAATCAGCACTGATTTATGAAGGAAAAATCGTTAATCTCAGAACGGGTTATGTTTCACTGGAAGATGGTAAGACAGCCTTTCGTGAGGTGATAGAACATCCCGGTGGGGTATGTATTGCTGTGCTGGATAAGGAACAGGTTGTTTTGGTTCGGCAATTTCGAATTGCGATTGGGAAGTATATCTTAGAAGCACCTGCTGGCAAGATGGAAGGTAATGATGACCCGATGGAACGAGCAAGGAAAGAACTGGAAGAAGAAACAGGTTATAAGGCAGGTGTATTTGAGTATTTAGGTTCTGCCTAT
Encoded here:
- a CDS encoding NUDIX hydrolase translates to EAIVFKMERWKKSALIYEGKIVNLRTGYVSLEDGKTAFREVIEHPGGVCIAVLDKEQVVLVRQFRIAIGKYILEAPAGKMEGNDDPMERARKELEEETGYKAGVFEYLGSAYSSVGYCSEIIHYYFATDLEFVGTKPDEDENIEIVKIPISEVEEKLKTFQFDDSKTYIALQAMFYRLKEKNFYK